A genome region from Desulfosoma caldarium includes the following:
- the infB gene encoding translation initiation factor IF-2 encodes MARMRVHELAKELDMNSRELLDKILKMGIVVKNHMSTLSESAVAKIREHLQRDVTRQVEEKRIGRQVIRRRKKIEVEQPAEVQVAGAGEAPEVLGQEDQKAAEEPAATEIPVATAAKPPVEPEDVAEAAKPPAEEPTPSVTSAAEAEKVEEVSEKALKTAIEVSPVPEEPGLGEAAEAEAVHEEAPAEPMSAQEDSVTAEAMEEAGAEPVPSAEKEKEIRKAPAEVEEETDQPARIISRPEPVRAAEEPMEALAVVSEKGEEEEDKAKKKKGKRRRRKRRKDEPARIISLPEIIPSEPEEEPEVPPTVVRFLPEQEISREPLRKKRLRPDEEPSGPEKKLRKGRKEVVGREELYTKKELRAQDERGKESLRREDHGPQKPQITVPKAIKRRIRIDEAITVANLARQMGVKATEVIKKLLALGLPANINQAIDFDAAALVAAEFDYEVEKAGFEEEDILQTVEDRPEDLQPRPPVVTVMGHVDHGKTSLLDAIRHTRVIDQEAGGITQHIGAYFVELDGRHITFLDTPGHEAFTAMRARGAKVTDIVILVVAADDGVMQQTVEAINHSKAAGVPIMVAINKIDKPNANPDRVKRELSEHGLLPEEWGGDVTMVEISAKKKMGIEELLEMVLLQAELMELKANPNKPARGRVIEAKLDKGRGPVATILVQEGTLREGNAYVCGTYFGRVRSMFNDKGQKVTAAGPSVPVEVIGLSGVPNAGDDFVVLADEKQAKLVAEHRQLKAREKELSRTTKVTLEKLYGQIRDGQIQEISVILKTDVQGSLEAIRDSLLKLSTPDVKVSLIHAGTGAISESDVMLASASNALIIGFNVRADAKAQELAEQEKVSIRYYDVIYQILDDIKDAMVGLLEPQYQEEIVGRAEVRQTFHISRIGTVAGCYVTEGKVERSAKVRLLRDGVVVWDGKISSLKRFKDDAREVKAGFECGLTIENFNDIKVGDLLEVYQMVEVAPVLETRPSPEDRPQP; translated from the coding sequence ATGGCACGAATGAGGGTGCACGAGCTAGCCAAAGAGTTGGACATGAATAGCAGGGAGCTCCTCGACAAGATCCTCAAAATGGGGATCGTCGTAAAAAATCATATGAGCACCTTGAGCGAATCGGCCGTTGCCAAAATCCGTGAACACCTGCAAAGGGACGTGACCAGACAGGTGGAGGAAAAGCGGATCGGCCGACAGGTCATTCGACGACGAAAAAAGATCGAGGTCGAGCAACCTGCAGAGGTTCAGGTGGCTGGGGCGGGGGAAGCGCCCGAGGTCTTGGGACAAGAGGATCAGAAGGCCGCGGAAGAACCCGCCGCTACCGAGATCCCCGTTGCAACGGCTGCGAAGCCGCCCGTGGAGCCCGAAGACGTCGCGGAAGCTGCGAAGCCGCCTGCGGAAGAGCCGACACCCTCGGTGACTTCGGCTGCGGAAGCCGAGAAGGTGGAAGAGGTTTCTGAAAAGGCGCTGAAAACGGCCATTGAAGTGTCGCCGGTTCCAGAAGAGCCTGGCCTTGGTGAAGCGGCGGAAGCGGAAGCCGTGCACGAAGAGGCCCCCGCTGAGCCGATGTCGGCTCAAGAAGACTCTGTGACGGCCGAGGCCATGGAGGAAGCGGGTGCGGAACCCGTGCCTTCTGCCGAGAAGGAAAAAGAGATTCGAAAAGCCCCCGCTGAGGTCGAGGAGGAAACGGATCAACCGGCCCGCATCATTTCTCGCCCCGAACCCGTTCGAGCGGCCGAGGAGCCCATGGAAGCTCTGGCGGTCGTGTCAGAGAAAGGGGAAGAGGAAGAGGACAAGGCCAAGAAGAAAAAAGGCAAGCGGCGCCGGAGAAAGCGCCGAAAAGACGAGCCGGCGCGCATTATCAGCCTGCCGGAAATCATTCCCTCGGAACCCGAAGAGGAACCTGAGGTGCCGCCGACGGTGGTGCGCTTTCTTCCGGAACAGGAAATCAGTCGAGAACCTCTGCGCAAGAAGCGCTTGCGCCCGGACGAGGAACCCTCAGGGCCCGAAAAGAAGCTGCGCAAGGGCCGTAAGGAAGTCGTCGGGCGGGAAGAGCTTTATACCAAGAAGGAGTTGCGCGCTCAGGACGAACGGGGCAAGGAAAGTTTACGGCGCGAGGACCACGGGCCACAAAAGCCCCAGATCACCGTCCCCAAAGCCATCAAGCGGCGCATTCGCATCGATGAAGCGATCACGGTGGCCAATTTGGCGCGGCAAATGGGCGTCAAGGCCACGGAGGTCATCAAGAAACTGCTTGCCTTGGGCCTCCCGGCCAACATCAATCAGGCCATCGACTTTGATGCCGCGGCTCTGGTGGCCGCCGAGTTCGACTACGAGGTGGAAAAGGCCGGGTTTGAAGAGGAAGACATTTTGCAAACCGTCGAAGATCGCCCGGAAGACCTGCAACCTCGTCCTCCGGTGGTGACCGTCATGGGCCACGTGGACCACGGCAAGACTTCACTTCTGGACGCCATTCGCCACACCAGGGTCATTGACCAAGAAGCCGGCGGCATTACCCAGCACATCGGCGCCTACTTCGTGGAATTGGACGGGCGCCATATCACCTTTCTGGACACGCCTGGCCACGAAGCCTTTACGGCCATGCGGGCTCGAGGAGCCAAAGTGACGGACATTGTCATTTTGGTGGTGGCTGCCGACGACGGAGTTATGCAGCAAACGGTGGAAGCCATCAACCATTCCAAGGCGGCCGGTGTGCCCATCATGGTGGCCATCAACAAGATTGACAAACCCAACGCCAACCCCGATCGCGTCAAGAGAGAACTGTCCGAACACGGCCTGTTGCCCGAGGAATGGGGCGGGGACGTTACCATGGTGGAAATTTCCGCCAAGAAAAAGATGGGCATTGAAGAACTTCTAGAAATGGTGCTGCTGCAGGCCGAACTGATGGAACTCAAGGCCAACCCCAATAAGCCGGCTCGAGGCCGTGTCATAGAAGCCAAGCTGGACAAAGGTCGAGGTCCCGTGGCCACCATTTTGGTGCAGGAAGGGACTCTGAGGGAAGGTAACGCCTATGTGTGCGGCACCTATTTCGGCCGAGTGCGCAGCATGTTCAACGATAAGGGCCAGAAAGTGACGGCCGCGGGCCCTTCGGTGCCCGTGGAAGTCATAGGCCTGTCCGGCGTGCCCAATGCGGGCGACGATTTTGTCGTATTGGCCGACGAAAAGCAGGCCAAGCTCGTCGCCGAACATCGCCAGCTGAAAGCGCGGGAAAAGGAACTGTCACGAACCACCAAGGTCACTCTGGAAAAGCTCTACGGACAGATTCGGGACGGCCAAATCCAGGAAATCAGCGTCATTCTCAAGACCGACGTTCAGGGGTCTCTGGAAGCCATTCGGGATTCCTTGCTAAAGCTCTCCACTCCCGACGTGAAGGTCTCGCTCATCCACGCCGGCACGGGCGCTATTTCCGAAAGCGACGTCATGCTCGCTTCGGCCTCCAACGCCCTCATCATCGGGTTCAACGTGCGAGCCGATGCCAAAGCTCAGGAGCTGGCGGAACAGGAAAAGGTGAGCATTCGTTACTACGATGTGATCTACCAGATCCTGGACGACATCAAAGACGCCATGGTGGGGTTACTGGAACCTCAATACCAGGAAGAGATTGTGGGCCGTGCCGAAGTGCGCCAGACCTTTCACATTTCCCGTATTGGCACTGTGGCGGGATGTTACGTTACCGAGGGCAAGGTGGAACGCAGTGCCAAGGTGCGGCTCCTTCGTGATGGAGTGGTGGTCTGGGACGGTAAGATTTCGTCTTTGAAACGCTTCAAAGACGATGCGCGCGAAGTCAAAGCCGGCTTTGAATGCGGTTTGACCATCGAAAACTTTAACGACATCAAGGTGGGGGACCTGTTGGAAGTCTACCAGATGGTCGAGGTGGCTCCGGTTTTGGAAACCAGGCCGAGTCCAGAGGATCGGCCGCAGCCTTGA
- a CDS encoding DUF503 domain-containing protein codes for MSRMKETTVNVGVARVTFRLHGNDSLKGKRKIVKSLIERSRNRFPIAIAEVDDLDRYQRATLGIAVIGNDSRLLNAILDKVVEYMAGMGLADLESHHFEIIPL; via the coding sequence ATGAGTCGCATGAAGGAAACCACGGTCAATGTGGGAGTGGCCCGGGTCACGTTTCGGCTTCACGGAAACGATTCGCTGAAGGGAAAGCGCAAGATCGTCAAGAGCCTCATCGAAAGGAGTCGAAACCGCTTTCCCATTGCCATCGCCGAAGTGGATGATCTGGATCGTTATCAGCGGGCCACCTTGGGCATTGCCGTCATCGGCAACGATTCCCGCCTGCTCAACGCTATTTTGGACAAGGTGGTCGAGTACATGGCGGGAATGGGCCTTGCCGATTTGGAAAGTCACCACTTTGAGATCATCCCGCTCTAG
- the rbfA gene encoding 30S ribosome-binding factor RbfA, giving the protein MQYKRSERVADLLQRTVAEILLRRVRDPRLSKLTVTGVDVSADLRYAKIYYCFVGSEEERPQVSQALEKARPFIRREIGRRVELRYVPDIQFFFDTSFDYGEKIERLLHRIHEES; this is encoded by the coding sequence ATGCAATATAAAAGATCAGAACGTGTTGCAGATCTTCTGCAGCGCACCGTCGCCGAAATTTTGCTGCGGCGCGTGCGGGATCCTCGACTGAGCAAACTGACCGTGACCGGCGTAGACGTGAGCGCCGACCTTCGGTATGCCAAGATTTATTACTGCTTTGTGGGCTCTGAGGAGGAACGCCCTCAGGTGTCTCAGGCTCTGGAGAAAGCTCGGCCCTTCATCCGTCGTGAAATCGGCCGCCGAGTGGAACTGCGCTACGTGCCGGATATTCAATTCTTCTTCGACACCTCTTTTGATTACGGAGAAAAAATTGAACGGTTGCTTCATCGAATCCACGAAGAATCCTGA
- a CDS encoding DHH family phosphoesterase, which translates to MNGCFIESTKNPDLCSERSSAVLHERPCEETHRGQVLAALKQVISKGRRFAVATHVRPDGDAVGSLLAATTILRLLGKTVDAYCEDPPPPGHDFLEGIECIHHSWNAAADYDTAILVDCGEFNRVGTALAEPLSRVPTLVNIDHHVSHDPFGTVAWVEPTASSTCELLYDLAVFLGVPITPALATQLYTGLLTDTGSFRFSNTTRRVLAIATELVGHGAQPAFIAAQIYDSGSPQRLRLLAQVLLTVAFDADNRLATAELSQAMFRDTGATRADAESFINHLRSVRSVYMAALFREEEDGIVHVSLRSKDPVDVAAFARRYGGGGHRHAAAFRTRGVLAQVRAAVTQKAREYLNSHA; encoded by the coding sequence TTGAACGGTTGCTTCATCGAATCCACGAAGAATCCTGACCTCTGCAGCGAACGCTCCAGCGCAGTGCTCCACGAGCGCCCTTGTGAGGAAACCCATCGAGGGCAGGTGCTGGCCGCCTTGAAACAGGTCATTTCCAAAGGGCGGCGCTTTGCCGTGGCCACGCACGTGCGTCCCGACGGGGATGCCGTCGGATCCCTTTTGGCCGCTACCACCATACTGCGCCTTTTGGGGAAAACCGTCGACGCCTATTGTGAAGACCCGCCCCCTCCGGGTCATGATTTCCTGGAAGGCATCGAGTGCATTCACCATTCCTGGAATGCGGCTGCAGACTATGACACGGCCATTTTGGTGGATTGCGGTGAATTTAACCGAGTCGGCACGGCCTTGGCGGAACCTCTTTCTCGAGTTCCCACCCTGGTCAATATCGACCATCATGTGAGCCACGATCCCTTTGGCACCGTGGCGTGGGTTGAACCAACAGCCAGCAGCACCTGTGAACTGCTCTATGACCTCGCGGTGTTTCTCGGCGTGCCCATCACGCCCGCTTTGGCCACCCAACTCTACACCGGCCTTCTTACCGATACCGGCTCCTTTCGGTTTTCCAACACGACCCGTAGAGTGTTGGCCATCGCCACGGAACTCGTGGGGCACGGCGCCCAGCCTGCTTTTATCGCTGCCCAGATTTACGATTCCGGATCCCCGCAACGGTTGCGGCTTCTGGCCCAGGTGCTTTTGACCGTAGCTTTTGACGCCGACAATCGCTTGGCCACCGCCGAACTGAGCCAGGCCATGTTTCGGGACACGGGAGCGACGCGCGCCGATGCGGAAAGTTTCATCAACCATCTGCGCAGTGTCCGCTCGGTCTACATGGCCGCGTTGTTTCGTGAAGAAGAAGATGGCATCGTGCATGTGAGCCTGCGGTCTAAGGACCCTGTGGATGTGGCAGCCTTTGCACGTCGATACGGTGGTGGTGGACATCGACACGCGGCGGCGTTTCGCACTCGAGGCGTCCTGGCTCAGGTGCGGGCGGCCGTGACGCAGAAGGCGCGGGAGTATCTCAACAGCCATGCATGA
- the truB gene encoding tRNA pseudouridine(55) synthase TruB, which translates to MNSLKRSAQRAPSVVVHGVLLVDKPEGWTSHDVVDSLRRRLGVSKMGHTGTLDPFATGLLVLCLGEATRIADLLTHMDKRYIFRMRLGVETDTLDLTGRVTRVYEGPAVSPERLRNTAAEMVGPQMQQVPRYAAVKVQGRRLYEWTRAGKEIEAPRRPVEIYSLHIVEDTWPEISCHVHCSKGTYVRQLAADLGRRLGCGAHVTALRRTESGPFSVHDALPLDALDRMAHDREWMRHVIPLHAALSHLPAVVVTDAAIRNRIRHGQLPETWLNSQAVVAEGHGGPVRLMGPNNVLLALWWPVAQPGQRRLKVFRSSDTFI; encoded by the coding sequence ATGAATTCGTTGAAGCGCTCGGCACAACGCGCCCCTTCTGTTGTCGTGCACGGCGTCCTTTTGGTGGACAAACCCGAAGGGTGGACATCCCATGACGTGGTGGACTCTTTGCGCCGTCGCCTGGGTGTTTCCAAAATGGGCCACACGGGCACTCTGGATCCCTTCGCCACAGGCCTTCTGGTGCTTTGCCTCGGCGAGGCCACCCGCATCGCCGACCTGCTCACGCACATGGACAAGCGATACATTTTCCGTATGCGCCTCGGTGTGGAAACAGACACCTTGGATCTCACGGGCCGGGTCACACGGGTCTACGAGGGACCTGCCGTGAGCCCGGAACGTCTTCGAAACACGGCAGCCGAAATGGTCGGTCCCCAGATGCAGCAGGTGCCGCGATACGCCGCCGTCAAGGTGCAAGGACGTCGCCTTTATGAATGGACGCGGGCCGGCAAGGAAATAGAGGCACCTCGCAGACCCGTGGAGATTTATTCCCTGCACATTGTGGAAGACACATGGCCCGAAATCTCGTGCCATGTGCATTGTTCCAAGGGAACCTACGTGCGGCAGTTGGCCGCCGACCTGGGACGCCGCCTTGGCTGTGGCGCCCACGTCACGGCGCTGCGGCGAACGGAAAGTGGACCGTTCTCGGTCCATGATGCTCTGCCTTTGGACGCTTTGGACAGGATGGCTCACGATCGGGAGTGGATGCGCCACGTCATTCCGCTTCATGCGGCCCTTTCCCATCTGCCTGCTGTGGTGGTGACCGATGCCGCCATTCGAAACCGAATACGCCATGGACAGTTGCCTGAAACCTGGCTGAATTCGCAAGCGGTGGTTGCGGAAGGACACGGCGGACCCGTGCGCCTCATGGGTCCCAACAACGTGCTGCTGGCCCTGTGGTGGCCCGTGGCTCAGCCTGGCCAACGTCGTCTAAAGGTCTTTCGATCATCGGACACTTTCATCTAG
- the rpsO gene encoding 30S ribosomal protein S15 has translation MVLTPERKKEIIDTYKIHPTDTGSPEVQIALLSERINYLTEHFKVHKKDHHSRRGLLKLVGQRRQLLNYLKRKNIDRYHTLIERLGLRR, from the coding sequence GTGGTTCTCACCCCAGAAAGAAAAAAAGAAATCATCGACACTTACAAAATTCACCCCACTGATACGGGCTCACCCGAAGTCCAGATCGCTTTGCTAAGCGAACGAATCAATTATTTGACCGAGCATTTCAAAGTTCACAAAAAGGACCATCACTCGCGCCGCGGTTTGCTCAAACTGGTCGGCCAGAGGCGACAATTGCTCAACTATTTGAAACGTAAAAACATCGATCGCTACCACACGTTGATCGAGCGCTTGGGGCTGCGCCGGTAA
- the pnp gene encoding polyribonucleotide nucleotidyltransferase, which produces MKKSVQVDVGGRPLIIETGHAVRQASGAVFVRYGDTVVMVAAVKEDRIREGIDFVPLMVEYQEMSYAAGRIPGGFFRREIGRPSEKETLTSRLIDRPIRPLFPKGFAYETQVIATVLSVDQENEPDVVALTGASAALHLSPIPFAGPVAAVRVGRVDGRFIINPSAAQLERSDMNVVVAGSRDAVVMVEGGAQFVPEADILEAIGEAHRAILPILDAQEELRRLAGVPKEEIVEPSIPAELEQAVRQMAAAGMREAMTTADKMQRRDKKKALHASVLAALAETFPGSEKDVERVLEKLEKETVRRMMVEERRRIDGRAFDEIRPLSIEVGLLPRTHGSALFRRGETQVLAVTTLGSSSDEQKIEALTGESFKSFMLHYNFPPYSVGEVRPLRGPGRREIGHGALAERAVKPILPPNGTFPYTIRVVCEVLESNGSSSMASVCGACLSLMDAGVPVQDMVAGIAMGLIKEGDNFLILSDILGDEDHLGDMDFKVTGNEKGVTAIQMDVKIAGISREIMTRALEQARQGRLFILSRMREVISTPRSELSPYAPRMEVIQINPEKIRDVIGPGGKIIRGIVAETGAKIDIEDSGRVVIMSPDKDACQKAIDRIRGLTMEPEIGQVYMARVTKVTDFGAFAEILPHTEGLIHISQLDHKRVQKVTDVVKEGDEVLVKVIDIDREGRIRLSRKAVLGDPEHRKGRGRVGS; this is translated from the coding sequence ATGAAGAAATCGGTCCAGGTTGACGTGGGCGGACGCCCCCTCATCATTGAAACGGGCCACGCGGTCCGACAAGCCAGTGGAGCGGTGTTTGTGCGCTACGGGGACACAGTGGTTATGGTGGCCGCCGTGAAAGAAGACCGCATCCGCGAAGGCATCGATTTTGTGCCGCTCATGGTGGAATACCAAGAAATGAGCTATGCCGCGGGAAGAATTCCGGGCGGCTTTTTTCGAAGGGAAATCGGAAGACCCAGCGAAAAGGAAACCCTCACTTCCCGCCTCATCGACCGCCCCATTCGGCCCTTGTTTCCCAAAGGCTTTGCCTATGAAACCCAGGTGATTGCCACGGTGCTTTCGGTGGATCAGGAAAACGAACCGGACGTGGTGGCTTTGACGGGAGCTTCGGCGGCTTTGCATCTTTCGCCCATTCCCTTTGCGGGACCCGTGGCCGCCGTGCGTGTGGGGCGCGTCGACGGCCGCTTCATTATCAATCCTAGCGCCGCGCAGCTTGAACGCAGCGATATGAACGTGGTTGTGGCCGGCAGCCGCGACGCCGTGGTCATGGTGGAGGGGGGCGCCCAATTTGTTCCCGAAGCGGACATTTTGGAAGCCATCGGCGAAGCGCATCGGGCCATCCTGCCCATTTTGGACGCTCAAGAAGAACTGCGGCGCCTGGCCGGCGTGCCCAAGGAAGAAATCGTCGAGCCCTCGATTCCTGCAGAACTGGAACAGGCAGTGCGGCAGATGGCCGCGGCCGGCATGCGCGAAGCCATGACGACGGCCGACAAGATGCAGCGTCGGGACAAAAAGAAAGCGCTCCATGCCAGCGTGCTTGCCGCCTTGGCGGAGACCTTCCCCGGCTCGGAAAAGGACGTAGAGCGCGTTCTAGAAAAGCTGGAAAAAGAAACGGTGCGGCGTATGATGGTTGAGGAACGGCGCCGCATTGACGGCCGCGCTTTTGATGAAATTCGCCCCCTCAGCATCGAGGTCGGCCTTTTGCCGCGCACCCATGGTTCGGCCCTGTTTCGGAGGGGAGAAACCCAGGTTCTGGCCGTCACCACTTTGGGCTCATCCAGCGATGAGCAAAAGATCGAAGCCCTCACGGGCGAATCCTTCAAGTCCTTCATGCTTCACTACAACTTTCCGCCCTACTCGGTGGGCGAAGTGCGCCCGTTGCGCGGACCGGGCCGCCGAGAAATCGGCCATGGCGCTTTGGCGGAACGTGCCGTGAAACCCATTCTGCCTCCCAACGGCACTTTTCCTTACACGATTCGCGTGGTCTGCGAAGTGCTGGAATCCAACGGCAGCAGTTCCATGGCAAGCGTGTGCGGCGCGTGCCTGTCGCTTATGGACGCTGGAGTCCCCGTGCAGGACATGGTAGCCGGCATTGCCATGGGTCTCATCAAGGAAGGTGACAATTTCCTGATCCTTTCTGACATTCTGGGCGATGAAGATCACCTGGGCGACATGGACTTCAAGGTCACCGGAAACGAAAAGGGTGTGACAGCGATTCAGATGGATGTGAAGATTGCGGGAATCAGCCGAGAAATCATGACACGGGCCTTGGAACAGGCCCGCCAGGGACGGCTGTTTATCCTGTCTCGAATGAGAGAGGTGATCTCCACCCCGCGTTCGGAATTGTCCCCCTATGCGCCGCGCATGGAAGTCATTCAAATCAACCCGGAAAAGATTCGCGATGTCATCGGCCCGGGCGGAAAGATCATTCGAGGGATTGTGGCGGAAACCGGGGCCAAGATCGACATCGAAGATTCGGGCCGCGTGGTGATCATGAGTCCGGACAAGGATGCATGCCAAAAGGCCATCGACAGGATTCGAGGACTGACAATGGAACCCGAAATCGGCCAGGTCTACATGGCTCGGGTCACCAAGGTCACGGACTTTGGCGCTTTTGCGGAAATTCTTCCGCATACAGAAGGCCTCATTCACATCTCACAGCTGGACCACAAGCGGGTGCAGAAAGTAACCGACGTGGTCAAAGAAGGCGATGAGGTGTTGGTGAAGGTTATCGACATCGATCGCGAAGGGCGCATACGGCTGAGCCGAAAGGCCGTGCTTGGCGATCCGGAACACCGCAAGGGGAGAGGCCGCGTTGGTTCGTAA